A part of Vigna radiata var. radiata cultivar VC1973A chromosome 11, Vradiata_ver6, whole genome shotgun sequence genomic DNA contains:
- the LOC106777247 gene encoding lipid phosphate phosphatase 2 isoform X2: MPEDQLSRRTIRSHGAKVARRHMQDWLILLLLAIIDGILNVIEPFHRFVGQGMMTDLSYPLKDNTLPFWAVPIVAILLPIVLILVYYFFRKDVYDFHHAILGLLFSVLITAVITDAIKDGVGRPRPDFFWRCFPDGKGEFDPVTTDVRCTGDKAVIREGHKSFPSGHTSWSFAGLGFLAWYLSGKIKVFDRRGHVAKLCIVFFPLLVASMIAVSRVDDYRHHWQDVCAGGLIGLTIASFCYLQFFPPPYDKDGWGPREYFQALVDSNTSSNSSNNNDNICAQQTGVQIVSLCIPPQHDGDARVINRLNSNPTLDESQLTVH, translated from the exons ATGCCTGAAGATCAGTTAAGCAGACGTACTATTAGATCACATGGAGCTAAAGTTGCAAGGAGACATATGCAAGACTGGTTGATTCTTTTGCTTCTTGCTATCATTGATGGTATCTTGAATGTGATAGAGCCATTTCACCGTTTTGTTGGACAGGGGATGATGACCGACCTAAGTTACCCATTGAAAGACAATACTTTACCCTTTTGGGCTGTACCA ATAGTAGCAATATTGTTGCCAATAGTCCTCATTCTTGTTTACTATTTCTTCCGAAAGGATGTTTATGACTTCCACCATGCTATTCTGG GCCTTTTATTCTCTGTACTCATTACTGCGGTGATAACCGATGCTATCAAAGATGGTGTAGGACGGCCACGCCCAGACTTCTTCTGGCGTTGTTTCCCTGATGGGAAAGGG GAGTTTGATCCAGTAACAACGGATGTCAGATGTACAGGAGACAAGGCTGTTATTAGAGAAGGGCACAAAAGTTTTCCGAGTGGACATACCTCTT GGTCCTTTGCTGGTCTTGGTTTTCTTGCATGGTATCTATCTGGGAAAATTAAGGTGTTTGACCGTAGGGGTCATGTTGCAAAGCTTTGTATAGTGTTCTTTCCCCTTCTCGTGGCATCTATGATTGCTGTCTCTCGTGTTGATGACTATCGGCATCATTGGCAAGATGTTTGTGCTGGAGGGCTTATAG GTTTGACAATCGCTTCCTTTTGTTACTTACAATTCTTTCCACCTCCATATGATAAAGACG GATGGGGACCTCGTGAATATTTCCAAGCATTGGTCGATTCTAATACTTCTTCGAATTCTTCGAACAACAACGACAATATTTGTGCTCAACAAACTGGGGTTCAAATTGTATCTTTGTGTATCCCACCCCAACATGATGGTGATGCACGAGTAATTAATAGATTGAACTCCAACCCCACGTTAGATGAATCACAACTTACGGTACATTAA
- the LOC106777247 gene encoding lipid phosphate phosphatase 2 isoform X1: MEMRKKLEVLHIVSFFFFFFFFWHCISLISCVFLFLMDSICIMCFRKMPEDQLSRRTIRSHGAKVARRHMQDWLILLLLAIIDGILNVIEPFHRFVGQGMMTDLSYPLKDNTLPFWAVPIVAILLPIVLILVYYFFRKDVYDFHHAILGLLFSVLITAVITDAIKDGVGRPRPDFFWRCFPDGKGEFDPVTTDVRCTGDKAVIREGHKSFPSGHTSWSFAGLGFLAWYLSGKIKVFDRRGHVAKLCIVFFPLLVASMIAVSRVDDYRHHWQDVCAGGLIGLTIASFCYLQFFPPPYDKDGWGPREYFQALVDSNTSSNSSNNNDNICAQQTGVQIVSLCIPPQHDGDARVINRLNSNPTLDESQLTVH, translated from the exons ATGGAAATGAGGAAAAAACTGGAAGTTCTACACATcgtcagttttttttttttttttttttttttctggcaTTGTATTTCTCtaatttcttgtgtttttttatttttaatggacTCTATTTGTATCATGTGCTTCAGAAAAATGCCTGAAGATCAGTTAAGCAGACGTACTATTAGATCACATGGAGCTAAAGTTGCAAGGAGACATATGCAAGACTGGTTGATTCTTTTGCTTCTTGCTATCATTGATGGTATCTTGAATGTGATAGAGCCATTTCACCGTTTTGTTGGACAGGGGATGATGACCGACCTAAGTTACCCATTGAAAGACAATACTTTACCCTTTTGGGCTGTACCA ATAGTAGCAATATTGTTGCCAATAGTCCTCATTCTTGTTTACTATTTCTTCCGAAAGGATGTTTATGACTTCCACCATGCTATTCTGG GCCTTTTATTCTCTGTACTCATTACTGCGGTGATAACCGATGCTATCAAAGATGGTGTAGGACGGCCACGCCCAGACTTCTTCTGGCGTTGTTTCCCTGATGGGAAAGGG GAGTTTGATCCAGTAACAACGGATGTCAGATGTACAGGAGACAAGGCTGTTATTAGAGAAGGGCACAAAAGTTTTCCGAGTGGACATACCTCTT GGTCCTTTGCTGGTCTTGGTTTTCTTGCATGGTATCTATCTGGGAAAATTAAGGTGTTTGACCGTAGGGGTCATGTTGCAAAGCTTTGTATAGTGTTCTTTCCCCTTCTCGTGGCATCTATGATTGCTGTCTCTCGTGTTGATGACTATCGGCATCATTGGCAAGATGTTTGTGCTGGAGGGCTTATAG GTTTGACAATCGCTTCCTTTTGTTACTTACAATTCTTTCCACCTCCATATGATAAAGACG GATGGGGACCTCGTGAATATTTCCAAGCATTGGTCGATTCTAATACTTCTTCGAATTCTTCGAACAACAACGACAATATTTGTGCTCAACAAACTGGGGTTCAAATTGTATCTTTGTGTATCCCACCCCAACATGATGGTGATGCACGAGTAATTAATAGATTGAACTCCAACCCCACGTTAGATGAATCACAACTTACGGTACATTAA
- the LOC106777247 gene encoding lipid phosphate phosphatase 2 isoform X3, with protein MMTDLSYPLKDNTLPFWAVPIVAILLPIVLILVYYFFRKDVYDFHHAILGLLFSVLITAVITDAIKDGVGRPRPDFFWRCFPDGKGEFDPVTTDVRCTGDKAVIREGHKSFPSGHTSWSFAGLGFLAWYLSGKIKVFDRRGHVAKLCIVFFPLLVASMIAVSRVDDYRHHWQDVCAGGLIGLTIASFCYLQFFPPPYDKDGWGPREYFQALVDSNTSSNSSNNNDNICAQQTGVQIVSLCIPPQHDGDARVINRLNSNPTLDESQLTVH; from the exons ATGATGACCGACCTAAGTTACCCATTGAAAGACAATACTTTACCCTTTTGGGCTGTACCA ATAGTAGCAATATTGTTGCCAATAGTCCTCATTCTTGTTTACTATTTCTTCCGAAAGGATGTTTATGACTTCCACCATGCTATTCTGG GCCTTTTATTCTCTGTACTCATTACTGCGGTGATAACCGATGCTATCAAAGATGGTGTAGGACGGCCACGCCCAGACTTCTTCTGGCGTTGTTTCCCTGATGGGAAAGGG GAGTTTGATCCAGTAACAACGGATGTCAGATGTACAGGAGACAAGGCTGTTATTAGAGAAGGGCACAAAAGTTTTCCGAGTGGACATACCTCTT GGTCCTTTGCTGGTCTTGGTTTTCTTGCATGGTATCTATCTGGGAAAATTAAGGTGTTTGACCGTAGGGGTCATGTTGCAAAGCTTTGTATAGTGTTCTTTCCCCTTCTCGTGGCATCTATGATTGCTGTCTCTCGTGTTGATGACTATCGGCATCATTGGCAAGATGTTTGTGCTGGAGGGCTTATAG GTTTGACAATCGCTTCCTTTTGTTACTTACAATTCTTTCCACCTCCATATGATAAAGACG GATGGGGACCTCGTGAATATTTCCAAGCATTGGTCGATTCTAATACTTCTTCGAATTCTTCGAACAACAACGACAATATTTGTGCTCAACAAACTGGGGTTCAAATTGTATCTTTGTGTATCCCACCCCAACATGATGGTGATGCACGAGTAATTAATAGATTGAACTCCAACCCCACGTTAGATGAATCACAACTTACGGTACATTAA